A genomic region of Blastocatellia bacterium contains the following coding sequences:
- a CDS encoding IPT/TIG domain-containing protein, giving the protein MRIKFSLVITAVIFAVLFTQSLLPQSVYLNTKAVEPIKPLIQSNNIKLLGPGNDPNPVVNRNNQIKLTVVDTNNQPITGAITYRSDSPDIATVDNNGMVSGIAPGYATITAQTPQGTISNFVLVAQVGKAKGRKVPGQVNTSTNGDVYITDPLNHVILKGNPSARIDPSVFAGRMGMRGRNDGDRQTSALFAGPLGLAIDNRAEGGIFIADSLNNNVRRIDFNNNVVTALGNGNSGTITADTVPFSQAVFRNPQGVAVASNGVLYIADTGNNAIYAADFTKQQVRLIAGSPGNAGKADGQGRAALFNRPVSISVNPGQSSFFASSTNEVIFVADAGNGVIRSISLTGEVKTIGRIPRTAPSRQAANIFPNAVEDEFTFDNPQSVSVDNLGNIYVLDKSGVKVVTQNPTGRQMVSLAQANTFNQASGVVVQGNDVFVLDNGVANDDDALTMVTIGAPQIASLSQTSDRLEGGAEIIVKGKNFAPESLVVLGEKVVTDFQVISATEVRFRTPAQTAPGNRTLSIQTRGGVVQQSFNFPAKNFSDLKDGEITTIAGGVPFLGDSGKATSAAMHPIGVAIDSSGNVFVVDSTNHRIRKIDTTGVITTVAGNGTAGFSGDGSPAISASLNTPEAITLDGAGNLFIADSLNSRVRRVDAITGLITTVAGNGSYSFSGDGGLANVASLNQPSGVAVDSKGNVFIADTENHRIRKVDAQTGVITTVAGSGVSGFLGDGGQATQARLSSPKGLTIDQNGNLLITDTFNFRIRQVDLSTNLISTIAGNGQSQFNLDGIAATNASLNFPNTIAIDAIGNLYIVDTFNFRIRKVDSKTKVITTVAGTGNPGLAVDNVLATDAGLQLALGVAVDGTGNLFIADAEINYRVRRVDAVTKMITSIGGIGSRSSGGDGFLATQANLSNASGVAIDRQSNIFIADPDNYRIRRIDINSNIINTVAGFGVPGFNGDNITAINASLNDPSNVAVDSQGNLFIADTANNRIRRVDANSQIITTFAGNGMAAFSGDGMLASQASLNQPTAILFDKSGNLIIADSGNNRIRKINLSTNTITTIAGDGSPSNLNAPSGLAVAQSGNVLISDTGNNRIQRLDLTTNAITTIVGNGRAGFQGDGALAINASLNSPFGLTVDGNDNLFIADTTNNRIRRVDASTNIISTIAGNGIRAYLGDGSLATNSSLNAPKSITFDLMGNLLIADTGNTAIRAIKGVAKGQNQIATINNATYRKPRLTIDGTNFSSTVNRVTINGQDVSQFIQGQTSLTIQLKGNRKKLNLKKGANTIIVISNGISSNSFTFTL; this is encoded by the coding sequence ATGCGCATTAAATTTAGTTTAGTTATAACAGCAGTTATTTTTGCTGTTTTATTTACTCAATCTTTACTTCCTCAGTCTGTTTACTTAAATACTAAAGCTGTTGAGCCTATTAAACCTCTTATTCAATCAAATAATATTAAATTACTTGGGCCTGGTAATGATCCAAATCCAGTAGTAAATAGAAATAATCAAATAAAATTAACTGTAGTAGATACCAATAATCAACCAATTACAGGTGCAATCACTTATAGATCTGATAGTCCAGATATTGCCACAGTAGACAATAATGGGATGGTTAGCGGAATAGCTCCAGGCTATGCAACCATTACAGCACAAACTCCACAAGGAACAATTTCTAATTTTGTTCTAGTTGCTCAAGTTGGTAAGGCCAAGGGGCGTAAAGTTCCTGGTCAGGTTAACACTTCAACAAATGGAGATGTTTATATTACTGACCCACTTAACCATGTAATCTTAAAGGGAAATCCTTCAGCTAGAATTGACCCAAGCGTTTTTGCTGGTCGAATGGGAATGCGTGGCAGAAATGATGGAGATCGTCAAACATCAGCACTTTTTGCCGGGCCTCTTGGACTTGCAATTGATAACAGGGCAGAAGGTGGCATTTTTATAGCTGACAGTCTTAATAATAATGTTCGCAGAATAGATTTTAATAACAACGTTGTTACTGCTTTAGGAAATGGTAATAGCGGAACAATTACTGCTGATACTGTCCCATTTTCACAAGCTGTTTTTAGAAATCCACAGGGCGTAGCTGTTGCATCTAATGGAGTTCTTTATATTGCTGATACTGGTAACAATGCAATTTATGCAGCAGATTTTACTAAACAACAAGTTCGTCTTATTGCTGGAAGTCCTGGTAATGCTGGAAAAGCTGATGGTCAAGGTCGCGCTGCTCTCTTTAATCGTCCTGTAAGTATTTCTGTTAATCCTGGGCAAAGTTCATTTTTTGCTAGCAGCACAAATGAAGTTATTTTTGTCGCTGATGCTGGTAATGGTGTAATTCGCTCTATTAGTTTAACTGGAGAAGTTAAAACTATTGGTAGAATCCCTAGGACAGCCCCCTCAAGACAAGCAGCTAATATTTTTCCAAATGCTGTAGAAGATGAATTTACTTTTGATAATCCTCAATCAGTTAGTGTTGATAATTTGGGAAATATCTATGTTTTAGATAAATCTGGGGTAAAAGTAGTTACTCAAAACCCAACAGGCCGTCAAATGGTTTCTCTTGCTCAAGCAAACACTTTTAATCAAGCTAGCGGTGTTGTAGTTCAAGGTAATGATGTTTTTGTTTTAGATAATGGTGTAGCAAATGACGATGATGCCTTAACAATGGTGACAATTGGCGCACCACAAATAGCAAGTTTAAGCCAAACAAGCGACCGTTTAGAAGGTGGTGCAGAAATTATTGTTAAAGGAAAAAACTTTGCTCCAGAAAGTTTAGTGGTTTTAGGTGAAAAAGTTGTTACAGACTTTCAAGTTATTAGTGCTACTGAAGTTCGTTTTCGCACTCCAGCACAAACTGCCCCAGGTAATAGAACGCTCTCTATTCAAACTCGCGGCGGAGTAGTTCAACAATCATTTAATTTTCCAGCTAAAAACTTTTCTGACCTTAAAGACGGCGAAATTACAACTATTGCTGGAGGAGTCCCATTTTTAGGCGACAGCGGCAAAGCTACTAGTGCAGCAATGCACCCAATAGGCGTTGCAATTGATAGTAGTGGAAATGTTTTTGTAGTTGATTCTACTAATCATCGAATTAGAAAAATTGATACAACTGGAGTAATTACAACTGTTGCTGGTAATGGGACAGCAGGCTTTAGCGGTGATGGTAGTCCAGCCATTAGTGCTAGCTTAAACACTCCTGAAGCAATAACACTTGACGGGGCAGGTAATTTATTTATTGCTGATAGCTTAAATAGCCGTGTTCGTCGAGTTGACGCAATTACAGGACTTATTACAACTGTTGCTGGCAATGGTAGTTATAGTTTTAGTGGTGATGGAGGTTTGGCAAATGTAGCAAGCTTAAATCAACCTAGTGGGGTAGCTGTTGATAGCAAAGGCAATGTTTTTATTGCTGATACAGAAAACCATCGAATTAGAAAAGTCGATGCTCAAACAGGAGTTATTACAACTGTTGCTGGTAGTGGAGTATCAGGTTTTCTTGGCGACGGTGGGCAAGCAACACAAGCTAGATTAAGTAGTCCTAAAGGTTTAACAATTGACCAAAATGGTAACTTGCTTATTACTGACACATTTAATTTTCGTATTCGTCAAGTTGATTTAAGTACAAACTTAATTTCTACAATTGCTGGTAATGGACAGTCTCAGTTTAATTTGGATGGTATTGCTGCCACAAATGCTAGCTTGAATTTCCCTAACACTATAGCTATAGATGCTATTGGAAATCTTTATATTGTTGATACTTTTAACTTTAGGATTCGCAAAGTTGATAGTAAAACTAAAGTTATTACTACTGTAGCTGGTACTGGAAACCCTGGACTTGCTGTTGATAATGTTTTAGCTACTGATGCTGGCTTGCAGTTAGCTTTAGGTGTTGCAGTAGATGGAACAGGCAATTTATTTATTGCTGATGCAGAAATTAATTACCGTGTCCGTCGAGTTGATGCTGTCACAAAAATGATCACTTCTATTGGTGGTATTGGCTCACGTAGTAGCGGTGGTGATGGATTTCTAGCAACTCAAGCTAATCTAAGCAATGCTAGTGGAGTTGCAATTGATAGACAAAGTAATATTTTTATTGCCGATCCAGATAATTACCGTATCCGACGTATTGATATAAACTCAAATATTATTAACACTGTAGCAGGTTTTGGTGTACCTGGCTTTAATGGCGATAATATTACAGCTATAAATGCTAGCTTAAACGACCCAAGCAATGTAGCAGTAGACTCTCAAGGGAATTTATTTATTGCTGACACTGCTAATAATCGTATCCGAAGAGTTGATGCTAATAGTCAAATTATTACTACTTTTGCTGGTAATGGTATGGCTGCATTTTCTGGTGATGGAATGTTAGCTAGTCAAGCAAGCTTAAATCAACCTACAGCTATTTTATTTGATAAGTCAGGAAATTTGATTATTGCTGATAGTGGAAATAATCGTATTAGAAAAATTAACTTAAGTACAAATACTATTACTACTATTGCAGGTGATGGTAGTCCAAGCAACTTAAATGCTCCTAGCGGTTTAGCAGTAGCCCAGTCTGGAAATGTACTTATTTCTGATACAGGTAATAATCGTATCCAACGACTTGATCTAACTACTAATGCAATTACAACTATTGTTGGTAATGGTCGAGCAGGCTTTCAAGGTGATGGTGCTTTAGCAATTAACGCTAGTCTAAATAGTCCTTTTGGCCTAACAGTTGATGGGAACGATAATTTATTTATTGCTGACACTACCAATAATCGCATCCGACGTGTTGATGCTTCTACTAATATAATTAGCACTATTGCTGGAAATGGTATTAGAGCTTATTTAGGTGATGGATCTTTGGCTACAAACTCTAGCTTAAATGCTCCTAAAAGCATTACTTTTGATCTGATGGGTAATTTACTAATTGCTGATACAGGTAATACAGCAATTCGAGCAATCAAAGGTGTTGCTAAAGGGCAAAATCAAATTGCCACTATTAACAATGCAACATATAGAAAACCAAGGTTAACAATAGATGGAACTAATTTTAGTAGCACTGTTAATAGAGTTACGATCAATGGTCAAGATGTAAGCCAATTTATTCAAGGCCAAACTTCTTTAACAATTCAACTAAAAGGAAATAGAAAAAAACTAAATCTTAAAAAAGGTGCTAATACAATAATAGTTATATCTAATGGTATTAGCTCTAATAGTTTTACATTCACATTATAA
- a CDS encoding 4a-hydroxytetrahydrobiopterin dehydratase: MSQCELSKKQCVPCQGGVPPLTEKETAEFLLQLGDDWQVVMNHHLMKEFNFSDFRAALDFTNKVGQLAETEGHHPDIYLAWGRVQITIWTHKIDGLTESDFVLAAKISELTR; encoded by the coding sequence ATGTCACAATGTGAATTATCTAAAAAACAATGTGTTCCTTGCCAAGGAGGTGTCCCTCCACTTACTGAAAAAGAAACAGCAGAGTTTTTACTGCAATTAGGAGATGATTGGCAAGTGGTAATGAATCATCATTTAATGAAAGAATTTAATTTCTCAGATTTTCGCGCTGCACTAGATTTTACTAATAAGGTGGGCCAACTTGCAGAAACAGAAGGACATCATCCAGATATTTACCTAGCCTGGGGACGGGTTCAAATTACTATTTGGACTCATAAAATAGACGGTTTAACAGAAAGTGACTTTGTTTTAGCTGCAAAAATTAGTGAATTGACTAGATAA
- a CDS encoding TonB-dependent receptor has translation MFSDKAKITFRLAIILGCLLSNFSIVKAQSAGSTTAVITGKAVDEQTLAVGGITIIAKNPQTNFTREVTTQEDGTYIINQLPPGNYILTASGTGFTTQERPLQIVLGTTTILNLTMKIGSSSNSIDTIEIIASEAYLEGKTESSTNINRATITSLPINQRNFLDFSITAARVLTDRLPAQGATATSGLSFNGQTARFNNITIDGLANNDLGTGSVRSTFSQEAIQEFQIISDSYSAEFGRAIGGIVNIVTKGGGNDYRGNIFLFNRNDDIATRDPFLSIKPPYSQYQFGGALEGPIKKDHTFFFTAFERLSINQNNIITIADSTVQATNRLGFNIRNGAVPFSVANSVFLARVDTRISPSNTIWVRYNFGGTYNGALEPFGGLVAENTGGIQRLQDNSLAINNTHINNSLNLVNETRFIFTRRNQNLVPIEVVPQVRIVAPEGLVTFGQSSFLPQPRVLNIFQIINNTSLIRGKHQIKFGVDLQRFSTVSNKTKLPIFSSGRAFFTSIDFAQIANMPGLPVLTSLQAFDPTLRTPQQRSFLSLLSGFLPTVFPGFPASVPIADLPLPSFLLKVFGDPSLSNITVSNEFSLYLQDDFKLRPNLTIKAGLRYDLIRLKFVPKNNGNFSPRIAFSYSPTKLQNLNIHGSYGLYFGGALVGQALLNQLINSEALKVPTMLFPFSVLPFSLPGRKFPQTNELPPGVTVIPQFNQSSIYDTNFRNSYSQQTSFGLNYSFNSTTAISADYVFIRGIKLFGSRNINPIIRPTANPIESALTGRVDPSQGDILQLETSFDSYYHALTLAFNRRFAKNFNFLAHYTFSKAIDISSDFRADIAAEVVNPLKIGDERGLSLQDARNRLVLSGTWDLSYKNRLTNGFQLSTIISLNSGRPYNLLAGTDLDGNGGILPGDRPLIGGVSIGRNVGITPGFANVDLRVSRKVKFNERYQIQGLIEVFNLFNRTNINDLNRVFPPDANGNFQLPPKDGGRFTITPDRFRSAFSSRQFQLGLRISF, from the coding sequence ATGTTTAGTGATAAGGCAAAAATAACTTTCAGATTAGCAATAATTCTTGGCTGTCTACTTAGCAATTTTTCCATTGTTAAAGCTCAGTCTGCTGGAAGTACAACGGCTGTTATAACAGGAAAAGCTGTAGATGAACAAACATTGGCAGTTGGTGGAATTACAATTATTGCTAAAAATCCGCAAACTAATTTTACTCGTGAAGTTACTACCCAAGAAGATGGTACTTATATAATTAATCAATTACCCCCAGGAAATTACATTTTAACTGCTAGTGGCACCGGATTTACTACTCAAGAACGTCCATTACAAATAGTACTAGGTACTACAACAATACTAAACTTAACAATGAAAATAGGCTCATCCTCCAATTCTATAGACACTATAGAAATAATTGCTAGTGAAGCTTATTTAGAAGGAAAAACTGAAAGTAGCACCAATATTAATCGGGCTACCATAACTTCTTTACCAATCAATCAAAGAAATTTTTTAGATTTTTCCATAACAGCAGCAAGAGTTTTAACAGATCGTTTACCTGCTCAAGGAGCAACAGCTACATCAGGACTATCATTTAATGGTCAAACTGCTAGATTTAACAACATTACAATCGACGGCTTAGCTAATAATGACTTAGGCACAGGTTCGGTGCGTTCGACATTTAGTCAAGAAGCTATACAAGAATTTCAAATTATTTCTGATAGTTATTCTGCCGAATTTGGAAGGGCAATAGGTGGAATTGTTAACATTGTTACAAAGGGTGGAGGAAATGACTATCGTGGCAATATTTTTTTATTTAATCGTAATGATGATATAGCCACACGTGACCCTTTTCTTTCAATTAAACCCCCTTATTCCCAATATCAATTTGGTGGAGCATTAGAAGGGCCGATAAAAAAAGACCATACATTTTTCTTTACTGCCTTTGAACGCCTTTCTATTAATCAAAATAATATTATTACTATTGCTGATTCTACAGTTCAAGCAACTAATCGCTTAGGTTTCAACATACGTAATGGTGCAGTACCTTTTTCAGTTGCTAATAGCGTATTTCTAGCTAGAGTAGATACCCGTATTTCTCCTAGCAACACTATTTGGGTAAGATATAACTTTGGTGGTACTTATAATGGAGCTTTAGAGCCTTTTGGAGGGCTTGTAGCTGAAAACACTGGTGGAATACAACGTTTACAAGATAATTCTTTAGCAATAAACAATACTCATATTAATAATTCATTAAACTTAGTAAATGAAACACGTTTTATTTTTACTCGTCGCAATCAAAACCTTGTGCCAATAGAAGTTGTTCCACAAGTTCGTATTGTGGCCCCAGAAGGACTAGTTACATTTGGACAAAGTTCATTTTTACCTCAACCACGTGTTCTTAATATTTTTCAAATCATTAATAACACTTCTTTAATCAGGGGTAAGCACCAAATAAAATTTGGAGTAGATCTCCAACGTTTTAGCACAGTTAGTAATAAAACCAAATTACCCATCTTTTCTAGCGGTAGAGCATTTTTTACTTCTATAGATTTTGCTCAAATAGCAAATATGCCTGGGCTACCTGTTCTTACAAGCCTACAAGCTTTTGACCCAACACTTCGCACCCCACAGCAAAGATCTTTTCTTTCACTTCTTTCTGGCTTTCTTCCTACAGTTTTTCCTGGTTTTCCTGCAAGTGTTCCAATAGCTGATTTACCTCTTCCTTCTTTTTTACTCAAGGTTTTTGGCGACCCTAGTTTATCTAATATTACTGTCAGTAATGAATTTTCCTTATATTTACAAGACGATTTTAAGCTAAGACCTAATTTAACTATTAAAGCGGGTCTTCGCTATGATTTAATTAGGTTAAAGTTTGTACCTAAAAATAATGGTAACTTTTCTCCAAGAATAGCTTTTTCTTACTCTCCAACAAAACTACAAAACTTAAATATTCACGGCTCTTATGGGCTTTACTTTGGAGGTGCTTTAGTAGGCCAAGCTCTTCTTAATCAATTAATTAACTCAGAAGCTCTAAAAGTTCCAACTATGCTTTTTCCTTTTTCTGTCTTGCCTTTTTCTTTACCAGGACGCAAATTTCCTCAAACTAATGAGTTACCACCTGGAGTAACTGTAATACCTCAATTTAATCAGTCATCCATATATGATACAAATTTTCGCAACAGCTACTCTCAACAAACTTCTTTTGGTTTAAATTATTCTTTCAATTCAACTACTGCCATATCAGCAGACTATGTTTTTATTCGTGGAATCAAGCTTTTTGGTTCTCGTAATATTAACCCTATAATTAGACCTACAGCCAACCCCATAGAAAGCGCGTTAACAGGTCGAGTTGATCCTAGTCAAGGAGACATTTTACAACTTGAAACAAGTTTTGATAGCTATTATCATGCTTTAACCTTAGCTTTCAATCGCCGTTTTGCTAAAAACTTTAATTTTCTAGCTCACTACACATTTTCCAAAGCAATAGATATTAGCTCAGACTTTCGTGCAGACATTGCAGCAGAAGTAGTTAATCCTTTGAAAATTGGTGATGAGCGAGGACTCTCACTACAAGATGCTCGTAACCGATTGGTTTTATCTGGTACTTGGGATTTAAGTTATAAAAATCGTCTTACTAACGGTTTTCAACTTTCTACAATTATTAGTCTTAATAGCGGTCGTCCTTATAACTTATTAGCTGGTACGGACTTAGATGGTAACGGTGGTATTCTTCCAGGTGATAGACCTCTAATAGGAGGTGTAAGCATAGGTCGTAATGTTGGCATCACCCCAGGTTTTGCTAATGTTGATTTAAGAGTTTCTCGTAAGGTTAAATTTAATGAACGTTATCAGATTCAGGGACTTATAGAAGTATTTAATTTATTTAATCGCACTAACATAAATGACTTAAACCGAGTATTTCCGCCTGATGCTAATGGTAATTTTCAGTTGCCGCCCAAGGATGGAGGGCGTTTTACAATTACTCCAGATCGTTTTCGCAGTGCTTTTTCTTCTCGACAATTTCAGTTAGGTTTAAGAATATCCTTTTAA
- a CDS encoding response regulator transcription factor, with protein MATRAKKAAVSLTQREQEVLTLLADGYSNEEAGQILGLSRRTIEAHRARIMLKLNLHTLPALVKYSIQNGLVSVDKHRSDPRMPE; from the coding sequence ATGGCAACAAGAGCTAAAAAAGCTGCTGTTAGTTTAACTCAAAGAGAACAAGAGGTATTAACATTACTAGCTGATGGTTATTCAAATGAGGAGGCCGGTCAAATCCTAGGTCTTTCTCGTAGAACAATAGAGGCACATCGCGCACGCATAATGCTAAAATTGAACCTTCACACCTTACCAGCTTTAGTAAAATATAGTATCCAAAATGGCTTAGTGAGCGTAGACAAACATCGTAGCGATCCACGTATGCCTGAGTAA
- a CDS encoding TonB-dependent receptor, with the protein MFGDKTKLTIRLAIILSCLLSGFSIVNAQSAGNTTSSITGKAIDEQTSAVGGVTIIAKNPQTNFTREVITQEDGSYIINQLPPGNYILTASGSGFTTQEKPLELVLGTTTVLNLTMKLGSSTDIIEVIASEAYLEGKTESSTNINRTSITSLPINRRNFLDFSITAARVLADRLPAQGATATSGLSFNGQTARFNNITIDGLDNNDLGSGSVRSTFSQEAIQEFQIISDSYSAEFGRALGGIVNIVTRGGGNDYRGNLFLLNRNDDIATRDPFASIKPPYSQYQFGGAIEGPIKKDHTFFFTSFERLSIQQNSIVTIADTTVQAANRLGFNLRNGAVPFSVANSVFLARVDSRISDNNTVWVRYNFGGSYNGALEPFGGLIGESNGGIQRLRDNSLAINNTHINNSLNLVNETRFIFTRRNQNLLPIEPVPQIRIVAPEGLITFGQSTFLPQPRVFNTFQIINNTSLIRGKHQVKFGVDFQRFSTVSNKTKLPIFSSGGAFFTPLDFGQVANMPGLPVLTSLQAFDPNLRTPQQKAFLSALSGVLPIFFPGFPAGVPIADLALPAFFTQGFGDPSLSSIGKEFSLYLQDDIKLRPNLTIKAGLRYDLIRLKFVPNNNGNFSPRVAFSYSPTKLENLNIHGSYGLFFAGALVGQAFAIQLINSKAVQVPTMPFPFSVLPFSLPGRKFPQTTELPPGVTVTPQFSQSSQFVTNLRNSYTQQTSFGLTYLLNTNTAIAADYIFIRGIKLFGPRNINPIIRPAANPIQGALTGRVDPSRGDVAQFETSFDSYYHAVTLSFNRRFARNFNFLAHYTFSKAIDNNSDFRPDIAEVVNPLLIRDERGLSLQDVRSRLVLSGTWDLSYKNRLTNGFQLSTIISLNTGRPYNLLAGTDLNGNGDILPGDRPFVDGASVGRNVGITPGFANVDVRISRKVKFNERYQIQGLVEVFNLFNRTNINDLNRVFSPDVNGNFQLPSKDGGRFTITQDRFRSAFSSRQFQLGLRISF; encoded by the coding sequence ATGTTTGGCGATAAGACAAAATTAACCATTAGACTAGCAATAATTCTTAGTTGTCTTCTTAGTGGATTTTCCATTGTTAATGCCCAATCTGCGGGTAACACTACATCTTCCATAACAGGAAAAGCTATCGATGAACAAACCTCGGCAGTTGGTGGAGTCACAATTATTGCTAAAAATCCACAAACTAATTTTACTCGTGAAGTTATTACACAAGAAGACGGTAGTTATATAATTAACCAATTACCTCCAGGAAATTATATTTTAACTGCAAGCGGTTCTGGATTTACTACTCAAGAAAAGCCTTTAGAGTTGGTCTTAGGCACTACAACAGTATTAAATTTAACAATGAAACTTGGTTCATCAACCGATATTATAGAAGTAATTGCTAGTGAAGCTTACTTAGAAGGCAAAACTGAAAGTAGCACTAATATTAATCGAACAAGCATTACTTCACTGCCAATAAACCGAAGAAATTTTTTAGATTTTTCTATAACAGCCGCACGAGTTTTAGCAGATCGTTTACCTGCCCAAGGAGCAACAGCTACATCAGGGCTATCATTTAATGGTCAAACTGCTAGATTTAATAACATTACTATTGATGGGTTAGACAACAATGACTTAGGTTCAGGCTCAGTACGTTCAACATTTAGTCAAGAAGCTATACAGGAATTTCAAATTATTTCCGATAGCTACAGTGCCGAGTTTGGCCGGGCTTTAGGCGGAATTGTTAACATTGTTACAAGGGGCGGTGGAAATGATTATCGTGGCAACCTTTTTTTACTTAATCGTAATGATGATATAGCTACACGAGATCCTTTTGCATCAATTAAACCCCCTTATTCACAATATCAATTTGGTGGGGCAATAGAGGGCCCAATCAAAAAAGATCACACATTTTTCTTTACCTCATTTGAACGTCTTTCTATCCAACAAAACAGTATTGTTACTATTGCAGATACAACAGTTCAAGCAGCCAACCGCTTAGGCTTTAATTTGCGTAACGGTGCAGTACCTTTTTCTGTAGCTAATAGCGTATTTTTAGCTAGGGTAGATAGTCGTATTTCTGATAATAACACTGTTTGGGTACGATATAACTTTGGAGGTAGCTATAACGGAGCATTAGAGCCTTTTGGAGGGCTAATAGGTGAGAGCAACGGCGGAATACAGCGTTTGCGAGATAATTCTTTAGCAATAAATAATACTCATATAAACAACTCTCTAAATTTAGTAAATGAGACTCGTTTTATTTTTACCCGTCGTAACCAAAACCTTTTACCCATAGAACCTGTTCCCCAAATCCGTATTGTTGCACCAGAAGGGTTAATAACATTTGGACAAAGTACATTTTTACCTCAACCTAGAGTTTTTAATACTTTTCAGATTATCAATAACACTTCTTTGATTCGAGGCAAACACCAAGTAAAATTTGGAGTAGATTTTCAGCGTTTTAGCACGGTTAGCAATAAAACCAAATTACCAATTTTTTCTAGTGGTGGAGCATTCTTTACACCTCTAGATTTTGGTCAAGTTGCTAATATGCCTGGATTGCCAGTGCTTACAAGCCTACAAGCTTTTGACCCAAATCTACGTACCCCACAACAAAAAGCTTTTCTTTCTGCTCTTTCTGGTGTTTTACCAATATTTTTCCCTGGTTTTCCGGCTGGCGTTCCTATTGCAGATTTAGCATTACCAGCCTTTTTCACTCAAGGCTTTGGCGATCCTAGTTTATCTAGTATAGGTAAGGAATTTTCTCTTTATCTACAAGATGACATTAAACTACGCCCTAATTTAACTATTAAGGCAGGATTGCGTTATGATTTGATTCGATTAAAGTTTGTGCCAAACAATAATGGTAATTTTTCACCTAGAGTAGCTTTTTCTTACTCTCCAACAAAATTAGAAAATCTAAATATTCATGGTTCTTATGGGCTTTTCTTTGCAGGTGCTTTAGTGGGCCAAGCCTTTGCTATTCAATTAATTAATTCTAAAGCAGTACAAGTTCCTACCATGCCATTTCCTTTTTCAGTTCTACCTTTTTCTTTACCAGGTCGCAAATTCCCTCAAACTACTGAACTACCACCTGGAGTAACTGTAACACCTCAATTTAGCCAATCATCCCAATTTGTTACAAATTTACGTAATAGCTATACTCAGCAAACTTCTTTTGGATTAACTTACTTACTTAATACAAACACAGCCATTGCAGCAGATTATATTTTTATTCGTGGCATTAAGCTTTTTGGCCCACGTAATATTAATCCAATTATTCGACCCGCTGCTAACCCCATACAAGGAGCATTAACAGGGCGTGTAGACCCTAGTCGAGGCGATGTTGCACAATTTGAAACTAGTTTTGATAGCTATTATCATGCTGTAACCTTATCTTTTAACCGTCGTTTTGCAAGGAACTTTAACTTTCTAGCTCACTACACATTTTCCAAAGCAATAGATAATAATTCAGACTTTCGCCCAGATATTGCTGAAGTAGTTAACCCTTTGCTGATTCGTGATGAGCGAGGTCTATCATTACAAGATGTCCGTAGTCGTTTAGTTTTATCTGGTACTTGGGATTTAAGTTATAAAAATCGTCTCACTAATGGTTTTCAACTTTCTACAATTATTAGTCTTAATACAGGTCGTCCCTATAACTTATTAGCTGGCACAGACTTAAACGGAAACGGTGATATTTTACCAGGTGATAGACCATTTGTAGACGGTGCAAGTGTTGGTCGTAATGTTGGCATTACACCAGGTTTTGCTAATGTTGACGTAAGGATTTCTCGTAAGGTTAAATTTAATGAGCGTTATCAGATTCAAGGACTTGTAGAAGTATTTAATTTATTTAATCGCACCAATATAAATGACTTAAATCGAGTATTTTCGCCTGATGTAAATGGTAATTTTCAGTTACCGTCTAAGGATGGAGGACGTTTTACAATTACACAAGATCGTTTTCGTAGTGCTTTTTCTTCTCGTCAATTTCAGTTAGGTTTAAGAATTTCTTTTTAA